The following coding sequences are from one Lolium rigidum isolate FL_2022 chromosome 6, APGP_CSIRO_Lrig_0.1, whole genome shotgun sequence window:
- the LOC124662148 gene encoding probable serine/threonine-protein kinase PBL25, translating into MSCFACFRPASAVDDEDGDGKEAAPLPLQPSASKRLGSRRGSLRSSSTRNNPALQHQARTSNITSCSARAFTYDQLAAATDNFRADCLLGEGGFGRVYRGRLEDGLVVAVKQLDLNGVQGNREFVVEVLMLSLLHHDNLVSLVGYCADGEQRLLVYEYMALGSLADHLLLLDNNNGTTRDPGKPQPVLGWETRMRVALGAARGLEYLHETANPAVIYRDLKSSNVLLDDAFCPKLSDFGLAKLGPAAGAAERSPRVMGTYGYCAPEYIRTGQLSVKSDVYSFGVLLLELITGRRAVDSARPAAEQVLVTWATPMFKDSKRYKELADPLLRGEFPERDLNQAVAVAAMCLQDQATARPCMSDAAVALSFLAEAAATAAQPLPLPPTQPNDEANLEEA; encoded by the coding sequence ATGAGCTGCTTTGCATGCTTCAGGCCAGCGTCGGCAGTggacgacgaggacggcgacgggAAGGAGGCAGCGCCATTGCCATTGCAGCCGTCGGCGTCCAAGAGGCTCGGCTCTAGACGCGGCAGCCTGCGCTCCTCCTCGACGCGCAACAATCCTGCGCTTCAGCATCAAGCACGGACTAGCAACATCACGAGCTGCAGCGCGCGCGCCTTCACCTACGACCAGCTCGCCGCCGCCACGGACAACTTCCGCGCCGACTGCCTCCTCGGCgagggcggcttcggccgcgtctACCGTGGCCGGCTCGAGGACGGCCTGGTGGTTGCCGTGAAGCAGCTGGATCTCAACGGCGTGCAGGGCAACCGGGAGTTCGTGGTGGAGGTGCTCATGCTCAGCCTCCTCCACCATGACAACCTGGTGAGCCTCGTCGGCTACTGCGCCGACGGCGAGCAGCGGCTGCTGGTCTACGAGTACATGGCGCTGGGCTCCCTCGCCGACCACCTCCTGCTGCTGGACAACAACAACGGCACCACCCGGGACCCCGGCAAGCCGCAGCCGGTGCTGGGCTGGGAGACGCGGATGCGGGTGGCGCTGGGCGCCGCGCGCGGGCTGGAGTACCTCCACGAGACGGCCAACCCGGCGGTGATCTACCGGGACCTCAAGTCCTCTAACGTGCTCCTCGACGACGCATTCTGCCCCAAGCTCTCCGATTTCGGCCTCGCCAAGCTCggccctgccgccggcgccgccgagcGGTCGCCGCGCGTCATGGGCACCTACGGCTACTGCGCGCCCGAGTACATCCGGACGGGCCAGCTCAGCGTCAAGTCCGACGTCTACAGCTTCGGGGTCCTCCTCCTGGAGCTCATCACGGGGCGGCGCGCGGTGGACTCGGCCAGGCCGGCGGCCGAGCAGGTGCTGgtgacgtgggccacgcccatgtTCAAGGACAGCAAGAGGTATAAGGAGCTGGCCGATCCTCTCCTCAGAGGAGAGTTCCCGGAGAGGGACCTCAACcaggccgtcgccgtcgccgccatgtgCCTGCAAGACCAGGCCACGGCCAGGCCGTGCATgagcgacgccgccgtcgccctaTCGTTCCTCGCCGaggccgccgccacagccgcccaACCGCTGCCATTGCCCCCAACCCAACCCAATGATGAAGCAAACTTGGAAGAAGCCTAG
- the LOC124661299 gene encoding tetraspanin-6-like yields MMNHRELPYHLSNTVLGYLNLLTLLASIPIIGAGLWLAHAASTTPATTCQSALQGPLLAVGFVAFLVSLPGFIGARYHVSWALWLYLAALLLLVLALLGATAFGLAVTAGGGGTQVPGRPYREYHTRDYSAWLRKHVADEKYWRPALACVASSKACREVAGWTPEDYMRRDLTPVQSGCCKPPTSCVYGDGELAVAAVQDEDCYAWRNDPAVLCYGCESCRAGVMEQLRRHCHNLTILNAALLLVLIAVCSGGCCAFRNARRAEYAYGGGRMSKIHPRWDFFWSRWWRGHREQIY; encoded by the exons ATGATGAACCACCGGGAGCTGCCGTACCACCTGAGCAACACGGTGCTCGGCTACCTGAACCTGCTCACGCTGCTGGCGTCCATCCCCATCATCGGCGCCGGCCTCTGGCTCGCCCACGCCGCCTCCACCACGCCGGCCACCACGTGCCAGTCGGCGCTCCAGGGCCCGCTCCTCGCCGTCGGCTTCGTGGCATTCCTCGTCTCCCTGCCGGGCTTCATCGGCGCGCGCTACCACGTCTCCTGGGCGCTCTGGCTCTACCTCGCCGCcctgctcctcctcgtcctcgccctCCTCGGCGCCACCGCGTTCGGGCTCGCCGtcacggccggcggcggcgggacgcaggTGCCGGGGAGGCCCTACCGCGAGTACCACACGCGGGACTACTCGGCCTGGCTCCGGAAGCACGTGGCCGACGAGAAGTACTGGCGGCCGGCACTGGCGTGCGTGGCGAGCTCCAAGGCGTGCCGCGAGGTGGCCGGCTGGACACCGGAGGACTACATGCGACGCGACCTCACTCCAGTGCAGTCCGGTTGCTGCAAGCCGCCCACCTCCTGCGTCTacggcgacggcgagctggcGGTGGCCGCGGTGCAGGACGAGGACTGCTACGCGTGGAGGAACGACCCCGCGGTGCTGTGCTACGGGTGCGAGTCGTGCAGGGCCGGCGTGATGGAGCAGCTCCGCCGCCACTGCCACAACCTCACGATACTGAATGCGGCGCTGCTGCTCGTCCTCATCGCCGTCTGCTCCGGCGGGTGCTGCGCGTTCCGGAACGCGCGAAGGGCGGAGTACGCCTACGGCGGCGGCAGGATGTCCAAGATCCATCCACGCTGGGATTTCTTCTG GTCGAGGTGGTGGCGTGGCCACAGAGAACAAATCTATTGA
- the LOC124661300 gene encoding E3 SUMO-protein ligase SIZ1-like, translating to MGDLASTCKDKLAYFRIKELKDVLIHLALPKHGKKQDLVDRILTLVSDDQGQWHFGRGKKNVPSKETVAGVVDDIYRKMQVHGPPDLFPQRQVAPDFSYLKHQKEQEHPGHLVANNSRCVCGQTFLLGNLVKCEDCQGQQHVDCVQIPEKPTGRPEVPAHFYCQLCRLKRADPYWVTTGNPLPPVRLMFSNVANDGSVSHYRHHIF from the exons atgggGGACCTCGCTTCCACCTGCAAG GATAAGCTAGCCTACTTCAGGATCAAGGAGCTCAAAGACGTGCTGATCCACCTCGCCCTGCCCAAGCACGGAAAGAAGCAG GATCTCGTCGATAGGATCCTCACGCTAGTCTCCGACGACCAAG GCCAGTGGCATTTTGGGCGGGGCAAGAAAAATGTTCCGAGCAAGGAGACGGTGGCAGGAGTAGTCGATGACATATACAG GAAGATGCAAGTTCATGGTCCTCCTGACCTGTTCCCCCAGAGACAGGTTGCCCCAGATTTCAGTTACCTCAAACACCAAAAAGAACAAGAGCACCCTGGCCACCTGGTCGCTAATAACTCTCGCTGCGTCTGTGGTCAAACGTTTCTTCTGGGGAATCTGGTCAAG TGTGAAGATTGCCAAGGGCAGCAGCATGTGGACTGTGTACAGATCCCAGAGAAGCCTACAGGGAGACCTGAAGTTCCTGCGCATTTCTATTGCCAATTATGTCGGCTAAAACGAgcagaccc ATATTGGGTCACTACTGGAAATCCATTGCCACCTGTGAGATTGATGTTCTCGAATGTTGCAAATGATGGGTCAGTTTCACATTATAGACACCATATTTTTTGA